The genomic region TCCGACGCCCGCATGAGCGGCACGGCATACGGTACGGTGGTGCTGCACGTCGCGCCTGAGGCCGCTGCCGGTGGGCCCTTGGCCTGTGTAAAAGAGGGAGACTGGATCGAACTCGACTGTGCCAGTGGACGTCTGCACCTGGACATCACGGACGCCGAACTGGCCGCTCGCATGGCCGATCTGCAGGCACCGCAACAACCGATCCTGGGCGGCTACCGTCAGTTGTACATCGACCATGTACTACAAGCCGATCAGGGCTGCGACTTCGACTTCCTGGTAGGTTGCCGGGGTGCCGAGATCCCGCGCCATTCCCACTGAATGGCATGATATGGCGTCATCGCCCAGCGGTTCAGGTGCGCGAGCACCTGATGGAGCCGGGAGCGATGTTATGATGCAACTATTTCATCAGAGCAACGTCCCGGTTATGGATCAGCAGTCCTCTAAGCCAACCAAGAACACTCCGCGCAAGAGCATGCATACCAAGATCGTTCAGGAACTGGGTATGCAGATTGTCTCCGGACGCTTCAAGCCGGAAGAGCGCTTGCCCATGGAGGCGACGCTGTGCGAGGAGTACCAGGTCAGTCGTTCGGTGCTGCGCGAAGCCACCCGGGTGCTGAGCGCCAAGGGCCTGGTGTACTCCAAGCCACGGGTCGGCGCGGTGGTGCGTCCACGCTTGAAATGGCACCTGCTCGATCCCGACGTGCTGGCCTGGCTGATGCAGTCGACGCCCCACAGCGAGTTTTTCAACACCTTGGCCGGTGTGCGCCGGATCCTTGAGCCGGAAATCGCCGCCATGGCCGCCACCACGGCGACCGACGAAGACATTGCGAGCATCGAAAAAGCCTATCAGGCCATGGAGTCGGCGCAGACCCACGAGAAGCTCCTGCAGGCGGACCTGGACTTTCACCGGGCGATTGCCGACGCCACCCGCAACGATTTGCTCGCCTATATGTGCAACATGCTGTCGTTGCCGCTGCGCGAATCCATCAGCATCACCAACCGCCGCCCCGATATTCAAGGGCTCAGCCTGCCCCGGCACAAGGCGATACTGACCGCCATCCGGAATCGCGACGCCCTCGGCGCCCGACATGCCTCGCTGGTGCAGCTCGACGATACCCGGGTCGCCCTGGATACCGTGATGAATATC from Pseudomonas asplenii harbors:
- a CDS encoding FadR/GntR family transcriptional regulator: MDQQSSKPTKNTPRKSMHTKIVQELGMQIVSGRFKPEERLPMEATLCEEYQVSRSVLREATRVLSAKGLVYSKPRVGAVVRPRLKWHLLDPDVLAWLMQSTPHSEFFNTLAGVRRILEPEIAAMAATTATDEDIASIEKAYQAMESAQTHEKLLQADLDFHRAIADATRNDLLAYMCNMLSLPLRESISITNRRPDIQGLSLPRHKAILTAIRNRDALGARHASLVQLDDTRVALDTVMNILTPL